One Campylobacter concisus DNA segment encodes these proteins:
- the rplE gene encoding 50S ribosomal protein L5: MSRLKDKFNETIKPALVKEFDIKNPMLIPALEKIVISVGAGDSAKDQKVLQNMADTISLIAGQKAVITDAKKSVAGFKVREGFPVGIKVTLRKEQMYAFLDKLISVALPRVKDFRGLPKNGFDGRGNYNFGLSEQLMFPEVEYDKILRTHGMNITIATTAKNDKEAFKLLELFGVPFAKGK; this comes from the coding sequence ATGAGTAGATTAAAAGATAAATTTAACGAAACTATCAAACCAGCTCTCGTAAAAGAATTTGACATCAAAAATCCAATGCTTATCCCTGCGCTCGAGAAAATCGTGATCAGTGTAGGCGCTGGAGACTCTGCGAAAGATCAGAAAGTGCTTCAAAATATGGCTGATACCATTTCACTTATCGCTGGACAAAAAGCGGTTATAACTGATGCTAAAAAATCAGTTGCTGGCTTTAAAGTTCGCGAAGGCTTCCCTGTTGGTATCAAAGTAACTTTGAGAAAAGAGCAAATGTATGCTTTCTTAGATAAGCTAATCAGCGTTGCTCTTCCAAGAGTTAAAGACTTCCGTGGTCTTCCAAAAAATGGTTTTGACGGACGTGGAAACTATAACTTTGGTCTTAGCGAGCAGCTAATGTTTCCAGAGGTTGAGTATGATAAAATTTTACGAACTCATGGTATGAATATTACGATTGCTACTACGGCTAAAAATGATAAAGAGGCATTCAAATTGCTAGAGCTTTTTGGTGTGCCGTTTGCAAAAGGAAAGTAA
- the rpmC gene encoding 50S ribosomal protein L29: MKYTELKDKSVAELNALLKEKKVLLFTLRQKLKTMQLSNPNEISAVRKEIAQINTAISATRQGA; encoded by the coding sequence ATGAAATATACTGAGTTAAAAGATAAGAGCGTTGCAGAATTAAACGCGTTGCTAAAAGAGAAAAAGGTGCTTTTATTTACATTGAGACAAAAGCTAAAAACTATGCAGTTAAGCAACCCTAATGAGATTAGTGCTGTTCGCAAAGAGATAGCTCAGATCAACACTGCAATTAGTGCAACAAGACAAGGGGCGTAA
- the rpsH gene encoding 30S ribosomal protein S8, whose translation MLNDLISDGLTRIRNASMRRLETAKLLHSKVVEATLSILAAKGYIESYNVIEEGNKKFINVVLKYDEYGRSVINELKRVSKPGRRVYQGKDDIKRFKNGYGTVIVSTSKGVMSGIEASKAGVGGEVLCTVW comes from the coding sequence ATGTTGAACGATTTAATATCAGATGGATTAACACGCATTAGAAATGCAAGTATGAGAAGACTTGAGACTGCTAAATTGCTTCATTCTAAGGTTGTTGAGGCTACTCTTTCTATCCTTGCAGCAAAAGGCTATATCGAGAGCTACAACGTTATCGAAGAAGGTAACAAGAAATTTATAAATGTAGTTTTAAAGTATGATGAGTACGGCAGAAGCGTTATAAACGAGCTTAAAAGGGTGTCAAAACCTGGTCGCCGTGTTTATCAAGGCAAAGACGACATTAAGCGTTTTAAAAATGGTTACGGAACAGTTATCGTTAGCACAAGCAAAGGCGTTATGAGCGGTATTGAAGCAAGTAAAGCTGGCGTTGGCGGCGAGGTTCTTTGCACCGTTTGGTAA
- the rplV gene encoding 50S ribosomal protein L22, translated as MSKAIIKFVRLSPTKARLIAREVQGMNAELALASLQFMPNRGAKFIANAISSAVANGGFEPEEVVVTSCRVDAGPVLKRFRPRARGTASKIRKPTSHVMVEVSKPEKKEA; from the coding sequence ATGAGTAAAGCAATTATAAAATTCGTAAGACTTTCTCCTACAAAAGCAAGACTTATAGCAAGAGAAGTTCAAGGTATGAATGCCGAGCTAGCACTTGCAAGCTTGCAGTTTATGCCAAATCGTGGTGCTAAATTTATAGCAAACGCTATTAGCTCAGCAGTAGCAAATGGCGGATTTGAACCAGAAGAGGTTGTAGTAACTAGTTGCCGCGTTGATGCTGGTCCTGTATTAAAGAGATTTAGACCAAGAGCAAGAGGAACAGCGAGCAAAATTCGCAAACCTACTTCTCATGTAATGGTAGAAGTATCTAAACCTGAAAAGAAGGAAGCATAA
- the rpsE gene encoding 30S ribosomal protein S5, with translation MEKYNREEFEEVIVDIGRVTKVVKGGRRFRFTALVVVGNRNGLVGFGYGKAKEVPDAMRKAIDDAFKNIIHVKIKGTTIPHDVEVKYNASRMLLRPASEGTGVIAGGSARPIIELAGIKDILTKSLGSNNSANVVRATIKALSLLKS, from the coding sequence ATGGAAAAATATAATAGAGAAGAATTTGAAGAAGTAATCGTCGATATCGGTCGGGTTACAAAGGTTGTTAAAGGTGGTCGTAGATTTAGATTTACAGCTTTAGTTGTTGTTGGTAATAGAAATGGCCTAGTTGGCTTTGGATATGGCAAAGCTAAAGAGGTACCAGATGCGATGAGAAAAGCGATTGATGACGCATTTAAAAATATTATCCACGTTAAGATCAAGGGCACAACTATCCCTCACGATGTAGAGGTAAAATACAACGCAAGTAGAATGCTACTTCGCCCAGCTAGCGAAGGTACTGGTGTTATCGCTGGCGGTAGTGCGCGTCCTATTATCGAGCTTGCAGGTATTAAGGATATCCTTACTAAATCACTTGGCTCAAACAACTCAGCAAACGTCGTTCGTGCTACTATAAAAGCACTTAGTTTGCTAAAAAGCTAA
- the rplD gene encoding 50S ribosomal protein L4, whose translation MSKIHVLNDKFENSGELELPASYAEVNPHNLYLYVKSYLAGIRANTAHTKSRAFVSGGGKKPWRQKGRGGARAGSTRTNVWVGGAVAFGPTNEKNYFQKVNKKQKRLALEYALAAKAQDGKIFAVDSISIESGKTKDAANIIKNLKVKDALIVKDLLDDKTLLAFRNLANCYVVDANEVNAYLVSTFSSVIIEKAALKTITKEG comes from the coding sequence ATGAGTAAAATTCACGTATTAAACGATAAATTTGAAAATTCAGGCGAGTTAGAGCTTCCTGCAAGCTACGCTGAAGTAAATCCGCACAACCTATATCTTTATGTAAAATCTTACCTTGCTGGTATAAGAGCAAATACGGCTCATACTAAAAGCCGTGCTTTTGTAAGCGGCGGTGGTAAAAAACCATGGAGACAAAAAGGACGTGGTGGTGCAAGAGCAGGTTCGACTAGAACTAACGTTTGGGTAGGCGGTGCAGTTGCATTTGGTCCAACAAACGAGAAAAACTATTTTCAAAAAGTCAATAAAAAACAAAAAAGACTAGCTCTTGAGTACGCTTTGGCAGCAAAAGCACAAGATGGTAAAATTTTCGCAGTAGATAGCATCTCAATCGAGTCTGGAAAGACAAAAGATGCAGCTAATATCATCAAAAATTTAAAAGTAAAAGACGCGCTTATCGTTAAAGATTTACTAGACGATAAAACACTACTTGCTTTTAGAAATTTAGCAAACTGCTATGTAGTAGATGCAAATGAGGTAAATGCTTATCTTGTCTCTACATTTAGTTCGGTTATTATTGAAAAAGCTGCACTAAAAACTATAACAAAAGAGGGCTAA
- the rplF gene encoding 50S ribosomal protein L6 codes for MSRIGKQPIAIPSGVDVSVENNVLKFKKGNHLKELDTKGHVDVKIENGHIVFAPKGEDRQSRAYWGTYRALANNIVTGITHGFTRQLEINGVGYKAAAKGKILELSLGFSHLINYELPVGVEASVDKNVITIKGDDKQVVGQVAAQVRGFRPPEPYKGKGVKYLEERIIRKAGKTSKK; via the coding sequence ATGTCACGTATTGGAAAACAGCCTATCGCTATCCCAAGTGGTGTAGACGTTAGCGTTGAAAATAATGTCCTAAAATTTAAAAAGGGCAATCACTTAAAAGAGCTTGACACAAAAGGTCACGTTGATGTCAAGATAGAAAATGGTCATATAGTTTTTGCTCCAAAGGGCGAAGATCGCCAAAGCAGAGCTTACTGGGGAACATATAGAGCACTTGCTAACAACATCGTAACTGGTATCACTCATGGCTTTACTCGCCAGCTTGAGATCAACGGCGTTGGTTACAAAGCAGCTGCAAAAGGTAAAATTTTAGAGCTTTCTCTTGGTTTTTCACACCTTATCAATTATGAGTTACCAGTAGGCGTTGAAGCTAGCGTTGATAAAAACGTTATTACTATCAAAGGTGACGACAAACAAGTAGTAGGTCAAGTGGCTGCTCAAGTTAGAGGATTTAGACCACCTGAGCCATATAAAGGCAAGGGCGTTAAATATCTAGAAGAACGTATCATCCGCAAAGCGGGCAAGACATCTAAGAAGTAA
- the rplC gene encoding 50S ribosomal protein L3 — protein sequence MEYIVEKIGMSRTIATKSTPVTLLKLVEAKVCEIDENKRAIVAYAHTKANNKAIAGQQKKYNLTAEFNKFATLEVANSEVGNLDFTPLNEAKILKVSFNSKGRGYQGVVKRHGFGGGPKSHGSRFHRRHGSIGNCEWPGRVQPGMKMAGHMGNEKVTVKNELISFDAQNGIVVVKGCVPGHNGAMGKIRIVK from the coding sequence ATGGAATATATTGTAGAAAAAATAGGCATGAGTAGAACGATTGCCACGAAGAGTACGCCAGTTACACTACTTAAGCTAGTTGAGGCTAAAGTATGTGAGATCGACGAAAACAAACGTGCTATCGTAGCGTATGCCCACACTAAAGCAAACAACAAAGCTATCGCTGGTCAGCAAAAGAAATACAATCTGACAGCAGAATTTAACAAATTTGCTACGCTTGAAGTAGCTAATAGCGAAGTTGGAAACCTAGACTTTACACCATTAAATGAGGCTAAAATTTTAAAAGTTAGCTTTAACTCAAAAGGTAGAGGCTACCAAGGTGTGGTAAAAAGACATGGTTTCGGTGGTGGTCCAAAAAGCCACGGCTCACGTTTCCACAGACGCCACGGTTCAATTGGTAACTGCGAATGGCCAGGTCGTGTTCAACCAGGTATGAAAATGGCAGGACACATGGGTAATGAGAAAGTTACTGTTAAAAACGAGCTAATAAGCTTTGACGCTCAAAATGGCATCGTAGTTGTAAAAGGTTGCGTTCCTGGTCACAATGGTGCAATGGGTAAAATAAGGATTGTAAAATGA
- the rpsQ gene encoding 30S ribosomal protein S17, which translates to MALKREIQGVVLQKAGDKTATILVERRVMHPRYHKFVKRFKKYLVHDEKNETRAGDTVVAVECRPLSARKNFRLKAVLAKGVE; encoded by the coding sequence ATGGCATTAAAAAGAGAAATTCAAGGTGTTGTTTTACAAAAAGCTGGAGATAAAACAGCTACTATTTTGGTAGAAAGACGCGTTATGCACCCAAGATACCATAAATTTGTAAAACGCTTTAAGAAGTATTTAGTTCATGATGAGAAAAATGAGACAAGAGCAGGCGATACAGTTGTTGCGGTTGAGTGCAGGCCACTTTCAGCTCGCAAGAATTTTCGCTTAAAAGCTGTATTGGCAAAGGGAGTTGAGTAA
- a CDS encoding type Z 30S ribosomal protein S14, translating to MAKKSMIAKAARKPKFAVRGYTRCQICGRPHSVYKDFGICRVCLRKMANEGLIPGLKKASW from the coding sequence ATGGCAAAGAAATCAATGATAGCAAAAGCTGCACGCAAGCCAAAATTTGCGGTTCGCGGCTATACTAGATGCCAAATTTGCGGTCGTCCGCACTCTGTTTATAAAGATTTTGGAATTTGCCGTGTTTGCCTAAGAAAAATGGCTAACGAAGGCCTAATACCTGGTCTTAAAAAAGCAAGTTGGTAA
- the rpsS gene encoding 30S ribosomal protein S19 — protein MARSLKKGPFVDDHVMKKVIAAKNANDNKPIKTWSRRSTIVPEMIGLTFNVHNGKSFIPVYVTENHIGYKLGEFAPTRTFKGHKGSVQKKIGK, from the coding sequence ATGGCAAGATCACTCAAAAAAGGTCCTTTCGTAGATGATCATGTAATGAAAAAAGTTATTGCCGCAAAAAATGCAAACGATAACAAACCAATCAAGACTTGGTCAAGACGTAGCACGATTGTACCTGAAATGATTGGACTAACATTTAACGTTCATAATGGCAAGAGCTTTATTCCTGTATATGTTACAGAAAATCATATAGGCTATAAACTTGGCGAATTTGCTCCAACACGCACATTTAAGGGTCATAAAGGCTCAGTGCAAAAGAAAATCGGCAAGTAA
- the rplR gene encoding 50S ribosomal protein L18 translates to MTAKVLKRKIALRIKRKRRIRGKISGVATCPRVSIFKSNRTLYVQAIDDVTATTLAAVDGRKIGIKANKEGAVTLAKEFAKALKAKKIDIAIFDRNGYLYHGVIAAFAEALRENGIKL, encoded by the coding sequence ATGACAGCAAAAGTACTAAAAAGAAAAATCGCTCTTAGAATTAAGAGAAAAAGAAGAATCAGAGGTAAAATTTCTGGTGTTGCAACTTGCCCAAGAGTTTCTATTTTCAAATCAAACAGAACCCTTTATGTTCAAGCGATTGACGATGTTACAGCTACTACACTAGCTGCAGTTGATGGTAGAAAAATAGGCATAAAAGCAAATAAAGAAGGTGCGGTCACTTTAGCTAAAGAATTTGCTAAGGCTTTGAAAGCTAAGAAGATAGATATTGCAATTTTTGATAGAAATGGTTATTTGTATCATGGCGTTATCGCAGCATTTGCTGAAGCTTTAAGAGAAAATGGCATCAAGCTATAA
- the rplX gene encoding 50S ribosomal protein L24: MANVKFKVKKGDTVKIIAGDDKGKTGKILAVLAKKGQVIVEGCKVAKKAIKPSEKTPNGGHVNKEMPIDISNVAKVEG; the protein is encoded by the coding sequence ATGGCTAATGTAAAATTTAAAGTCAAAAAAGGCGATACTGTAAAGATCATCGCTGGTGACGATAAAGGCAAAACTGGTAAAATTTTAGCAGTTCTTGCAAAAAAAGGTCAGGTTATAGTTGAGGGATGCAAAGTAGCTAAAAAAGCTATCAAACCAAGCGAAAAAACTCCAAATGGTGGTCACGTAAATAAAGAGATGCCAATTGACATATCAAACGTCGCGAAAGTTGAAGGATAA
- the secY gene encoding preprotein translocase subunit SecY: MDKTLTNKILITLAFLFAYRILAYVPVPGVNVDVIKEFFNSNNSNALGLFNMFSGKAAERLSIISLGIMPYITASIIMELLAATFPKLGQMKKERDGMQKYMQIIRYATIVITLVQSIGVSIGLQSLSGRGGEQAIMIDMNLFIAISAVSMLTGTMLLMWIGEQITQRGIGNGISLIIFAGIVSGIPSAIGGTVNLVNTSEMNFLTVIAILVIILATIGAIIFVEMGERRIPISYSRKVIMENQNKRIMNYIPIKVNLSGVIPPIFASAILMFPSTILQASTNPVIQAINDFLSPNGYMFNVLTFLFIIFFAFFYASIVFNTKDISENLKKQGGFIPGVRPGESTASYLNEVAGRLTLGGALYLGIISTLPWVLVKTMGVPFYFGGTSVLIVVSVALDTMRRIEAQSYTNKYQTLSAVGL; the protein is encoded by the coding sequence ATGGATAAAACACTGACCAACAAGATTTTGATCACGTTGGCATTTTTGTTCGCATACAGGATACTGGCTTATGTGCCAGTTCCTGGTGTTAATGTCGACGTAATTAAAGAATTTTTCAATTCAAACAATAGCAACGCCTTGGGTCTATTTAATATGTTTAGCGGTAAAGCCGCTGAGCGTTTAAGTATCATATCTCTAGGTATTATGCCTTACATCACAGCTTCGATCATCATGGAGCTTCTAGCAGCGACATTTCCAAAGTTAGGTCAGATGAAAAAAGAGCGCGACGGTATGCAAAAATATATGCAAATCATACGTTATGCAACCATCGTTATCACTCTTGTTCAATCAATCGGCGTCTCTATCGGACTTCAAAGCTTAAGCGGTCGTGGTGGCGAGCAAGCTATCATGATAGATATGAATTTATTTATCGCGATCTCTGCTGTATCTATGCTAACAGGCACTATGCTACTTATGTGGATAGGTGAGCAGATCACGCAGCGCGGTATAGGCAATGGTATAAGTCTTATCATCTTTGCGGGCATCGTCTCTGGCATACCTAGTGCGATCGGCGGAACTGTAAATTTGGTAAATACTTCTGAGATGAATTTCCTAACAGTAATTGCTATTTTGGTGATTATTCTAGCGACCATTGGTGCTATTATCTTTGTCGAGATGGGTGAAAGACGTATCCCTATTTCTTACTCAAGAAAAGTGATAATGGAAAATCAAAATAAACGTATAATGAACTATATACCGATCAAAGTAAATTTAAGTGGCGTTATCCCACCGATATTTGCTAGTGCGATTTTGATGTTTCCAAGCACTATTTTGCAGGCTAGCACAAATCCAGTAATCCAGGCTATCAACGACTTTTTAAGTCCAAATGGCTATATGTTTAATGTTTTAACATTTTTATTTATCATCTTCTTTGCGTTTTTCTATGCATCTATCGTGTTTAATACAAAAGATATAAGTGAAAATTTGAAAAAACAAGGCGGGTTTATCCCTGGTGTTAGACCAGGCGAAAGTACTGCTAGCTATCTAAACGAAGTAGCTGGCAGACTAACTTTAGGTGGAGCTTTATACTTAGGTATCATTTCAACACTACCTTGGGTACTTGTCAAGACTATGGGCGTACCATTTTATTTTGGTGGTACATCAGTTCTTATCGTGGTTTCAGTAGCACTTGATACGATGAGACGTATAGAGGCTCAGTCTTATACAAACAAATACCAAACTCTAAGTGCAGTAGGTCTATAA
- the rplO gene encoding 50S ribosomal protein L15 codes for MALEKLTPAAGSTHATKRIGRGQGSGNGKTAGKGNKGQRARKGYNEKRGFEGGQQPLQRRLPKVGFASKFEKPYVINVEKIAAIKELAEISIATIASVHKISKSVTKIKLIGASAKALASKIKDENVSVSGTK; via the coding sequence ATGGCATTAGAAAAATTAACACCTGCTGCAGGTTCAACTCATGCAACTAAAAGAATAGGTCGTGGTCAAGGCAGTGGCAATGGCAAAACTGCCGGCAAAGGTAACAAAGGTCAAAGAGCAAGAAAAGGCTACAATGAAAAAAGAGGTTTTGAGGGCGGACAGCAACCACTTCAAAGACGTCTTCCAAAGGTGGGCTTTGCTTCTAAATTTGAAAAACCTTATGTTATCAATGTTGAAAAGATCGCAGCTATAAAAGAGCTTGCGGAAATTTCAATAGCAACAATAGCTAGCGTTCATAAAATTTCAAAAAGCGTTACTAAGATAAAATTAATCGGTGCAAGCGCAAAAGCTCTTGCTTCAAAGATCAAAGACGAGAACGTTAGCGTTAGCGGAACAAAATAA
- the rpsJ gene encoding 30S ribosomal protein S10, translated as MERIRLKLKAYDHRVLDRTVAAIVEAVKRTGADVRGPVPMPTKIKRYTVLKSPHINKDSREQFEMRIHARMLDIVAATPETVDSLTKLDLAPEVNVEVRAMK; from the coding sequence ATGGAAAGAATCAGGTTAAAGCTAAAAGCTTACGACCATAGAGTTCTAGACCGCACTGTTGCAGCAATCGTAGAAGCTGTCAAACGAACAGGTGCCGACGTTCGTGGCCCGGTACCAATGCCTACAAAGATCAAACGCTATACAGTCTTAAAATCTCCACACATCAACAAAGACTCACGTGAGCAGTTTGAGATGAGAATACACGCTCGTATGCTTGACATCGTAGCTGCTACTCCAGAAACTGTAGATAGCCTAACAAAACTCGACCTAGCTCCAGAAGTTAATGTCGAAGTTCGTGCGATGAAATAA
- a CDS encoding 50S ribosomal protein L23, whose protein sequence is MADITDIKTIIYTEKTLGLQEQGVVVIQTSPRVTKNSLKAVLQEYFGVTPVRVNSLRISGKVKRFRGRAGQRDEIKKFYVKLPEGVSLENTEA, encoded by the coding sequence ATGGCGGATATAACTGATATCAAAACAATTATTTATACAGAAAAAACTCTAGGCCTTCAAGAACAAGGCGTTGTTGTTATCCAAACTTCACCAAGAGTTACAAAAAACAGCTTAAAAGCGGTTTTGCAAGAGTATTTTGGAGTAACGCCTGTTCGCGTAAATTCACTTAGAATTAGCGGCAAGGTTAAGCGTTTTAGAGGAAGAGCAGGCCAACGTGACGAGATAAAGAAATTCTACGTTAAGTTACCTGAGGGCGTAAGCCTAGAAAATACGGAGGCGTAA
- the rplB gene encoding 50S ribosomal protein L2: MAIKSYKPYTPSRRYMTGLSSEDITAKPSVRSLLVKLPASGGRNNNGRITSRHKEAGAKKLYRIIDFKRRKFGIEGKVEAIEYDPNRNCRIALIAYKDGEKRYIIRPNGLNVGDVIASIDEASLDIKPGNAMKLRFIPVGTIVHNVELKPGKGAQIARSAGGYAQLMGKEEKYVILRMPSGEMRQVLAECMASIGVVGNEDWANITIGKAGRNRYRGIRPQTRGSAMNPVDHPHGGGEGKKNSGRHPVTPWGKPTKGAKTRRKKASDKLIISRRKGK, from the coding sequence ATGGCTATAAAATCATATAAACCATATACACCTAGTCGTAGATATATGACTGGACTAAGCTCTGAAGATATAACAGCTAAACCAAGCGTTAGAAGCTTGCTTGTTAAACTACCTGCATCTGGCGGTAGAAACAACAATGGTCGTATAACTTCAAGACATAAAGAAGCAGGTGCAAAAAAACTTTATCGTATCATCGACTTTAAACGTCGCAAATTTGGTATAGAAGGTAAAGTTGAAGCGATCGAGTACGATCCAAACAGAAACTGCCGTATCGCTCTTATAGCTTACAAAGATGGCGAAAAACGCTATATCATTAGACCAAACGGCCTAAATGTTGGCGACGTTATCGCATCTATCGATGAGGCCTCACTAGACATTAAACCAGGCAACGCTATGAAATTAAGATTTATCCCAGTTGGTACTATCGTTCATAACGTAGAGCTAAAACCTGGTAAAGGCGCTCAGATAGCTCGTTCAGCTGGCGGTTATGCTCAGCTAATGGGTAAAGAAGAGAAGTATGTTATCTTAAGAATGCCAAGTGGCGAGATGAGACAAGTACTAGCTGAGTGTATGGCAAGTATCGGTGTAGTTGGCAACGAAGACTGGGCTAACATCACTATAGGTAAAGCTGGACGTAATCGCTACCGCGGTATCCGCCCACAAACACGTGGTTCTGCTATGAACCCAGTTGATCACCCACACGGTGGTGGTGAAGGTAAGAAAAATTCAGGCCGTCACCCAGTTACTCCATGGGGTAAACCAACTAAAGGTGCTAAGACTCGCCGTAAAAAAGCTAGCGATAAGCTTATAATTTCAAGAAGGAAAGGAAAATAG
- the rpsC gene encoding 30S ribosomal protein S3 — MGQKVNPIGLRLGINRNWESRWFPTKQSLPENIGEDYKIRAFLKKKLYYAGISQILIERTAKKLRVTVVAARPGIIIGKKGQDVENLKNEVSKLIGKEVNVNIKEERKAQASAQLAAENVAMQLEKRVAFRRAMKKVIQGAQKSGAKGIKISVAGRLGGAEMARTEWYLEGRVPLHTLRAKIDYGVAEAHTTYGNIGIKVWIFKGEVLQKGVQPEKTEEEAPKKTRRARRGK; from the coding sequence ATGGGACAAAAAGTAAATCCAATAGGTCTTAGACTAGGAATTAACCGCAACTGGGAATCTAGATGGTTTCCAACCAAACAAAGTCTTCCTGAAAATATCGGTGAAGATTACAAAATTCGTGCATTTTTAAAGAAAAAACTTTACTATGCAGGAATTAGCCAAATTCTAATCGAAAGAACGGCTAAAAAACTTCGTGTAACCGTAGTTGCAGCTCGTCCTGGTATCATCATCGGCAAAAAAGGTCAAGATGTTGAAAACCTAAAGAACGAAGTTAGCAAACTTATCGGCAAAGAAGTAAATGTAAATATCAAAGAAGAAAGAAAAGCTCAAGCTTCAGCTCAACTTGCTGCTGAAAACGTAGCTATGCAACTTGAAAAGCGTGTCGCATTTAGACGTGCTATGAAAAAAGTTATCCAAGGTGCTCAAAAATCAGGCGCTAAAGGTATCAAAATTTCAGTTGCTGGTCGTTTAGGTGGCGCTGAGATGGCAAGAACCGAGTGGTATCTAGAAGGTCGCGTTCCGCTTCATACTCTTAGAGCAAAGATAGATTACGGTGTAGCTGAGGCTCATACAACTTATGGAAACATAGGTATTAAAGTATGGATTTTTAAAGGTGAGGTTCTTCAAAAAGGTGTTCAACCTGAGAAAACTGAAGAAGAGGCACCTAAGAAAACACGTAGAGCAAGAAGAGGTAAATAA
- the rplP gene encoding 50S ribosomal protein L16 — MLMPKRTKFRKQMKGRNRGYATRGASLATGEFALKAVEAGRVNSRQIEAARQALTRHVKRQAKIWIRVFPDKPLTKKPLQTRMGKGKAGVEEWVMNIKPGRIIFEMAGVDEELAREALTLALHKLPFKSKFVTRESENEIY, encoded by the coding sequence ATGTTGATGCCTAAAAGAACGAAATTTCGTAAGCAAATGAAAGGTCGCAACCGTGGTTATGCGACTCGTGGAGCATCTTTGGCAACTGGCGAATTTGCACTTAAAGCTGTTGAGGCTGGTAGAGTAAATTCACGCCAAATAGAAGCTGCTCGTCAAGCTCTAACTCGTCACGTAAAGAGACAGGCTAAAATTTGGATTAGGGTTTTCCCTGACAAGCCACTTACTAAAAAACCTCTACAAACTCGTATGGGTAAAGGTAAGGCAGGAGTTGAAGAGTGGGTTATGAACATTAAACCTGGTCGTATAATATTTGAAATGGCTGGTGTTGACGAAGAGTTGGCTCGTGAAGCTTTAACTTTGGCTCTACACAAACTTCCTTTCAAATCAAAATTTGTAACGCGAGAGAGTGAAAATGAAATATACTGA
- the rplN gene encoding 50S ribosomal protein L14, giving the protein MIQSFTRLAVADNSGAKELMCIKVLGGSKRRYATLGDIIVCSVKKALPNGKIKKGQVVKAVVVRTKREVQRDNGSLIRFDENAAVILDSKKEPVGTRIFGPVGREVRYANFMKIVSLAPEVL; this is encoded by the coding sequence ATGATTCAAAGTTTTACAAGACTTGCAGTTGCTGATAACAGCGGCGCAAAAGAGTTAATGTGTATAAAAGTTCTTGGCGGCAGCAAAAGAAGATACGCTACACTTGGCGATATCATAGTTTGCTCTGTTAAAAAAGCTCTTCCAAATGGTAAGATCAAAAAAGGACAGGTTGTAAAAGCTGTTGTTGTGAGAACTAAAAGAGAGGTTCAAAGAGATAATGGTTCGCTAATCCGCTTCGACGAGAATGCAGCTGTTATACTTGATAGCAAAAAAGAGCCAGTCGGCACTCGTATTTTTGGACCAGTTGGACGTGAAGTTAGATATGCTAACTTTATGAAGATTGTTTCGCTAGCTCCGGAGGTTTTATAA